The DNA segment ATCGAAATCAATAGAAGAAAGTGGCCCCTATGCTGCCGTCTCGCCCGTCGTTTCCGCCGCCACAGTTGACGTTGTCTATAGTGAAATGACCGAACAACAGGCCGAAACCACCTGAAGCCGTTGCAATTAGGCATGGATTCGCCCGTTTAAAGCGCTGATACCGCTAAAAACTTGTGTGTATCGCCAAAGACTGGCACGCTTTACCAGATGAAACAATTTCGGGTGCAGGATATGTCAACGGTCGATGAAGTGATCTCGTTCTGGGTGGATGAGGTTGGGCCAAAGGGGTGGTATGCCATGGATGATGCGCTTGACGCGCGCATCCGCGAGCGGTTTGAGCCGTTGTGGCAAAAGGCGCGCGAGGGGCGGCTGGAACGCTGGACCTCCTGCGCGCGGGGCGCATTGGCGTTCATCATCGTAACAGACCAGTTCCCGCGCAACATGTTCCGCGGCGATGCACGCGCTTTTGCCACGGACGATCTGGCGCGGCGGGTGGCGGCGCGCGGGTGTCATCTGGGCTTTGATTGCCAGACACCAGAGCCGCAGCGCCAATTCTTCTATCTGCCGCTGATGCATTCCGAAAGCCAGATGGATCAGGACCGCGCCGTGCGCATGTTCCTGTTGCACATGCCCAAGACGGGTTCGGATAACTTGCTGCATGCGCGCGCACATCGCGCTGTGATCCGCAAGTTTGGGCGGTTTCCGTATCGTAATGATGCGCTTGGCCGCTACACAACAGCTGCCGAAAAGTCGTTCCTCGACGACGGCGGATATATGACAGCATTGCAGGAATTGCAGGAAGCGGCCTGAGTGGGACCGCTCTCCGCCATGCAAATTCTGCATGGCGGGCTTTCATACTCTGCGTTGCGGGGATGCGAGAAATAGTTTAATACCAAACTATATTTCAGCACGACGCGACGGGAGGATATCGCATGGCTGCCAAAACGTTTGACCTTGTTGTAATCGGGGCAGGGCCGGGGGGCTATGTCGCCGCCATCCGCGCAGCCCAGCTTGGCAAATCGGTTGCGATTGTTGAACGTGAGAATCTGGGCGGCATATGCCTGAACTGGGGCTGTATCCCGACCA comes from the Roseinatronobacter monicus genome and includes:
- a CDS encoding DUF924 family protein, which gives rise to MSTVDEVISFWVDEVGPKGWYAMDDALDARIRERFEPLWQKAREGRLERWTSCARGALAFIIVTDQFPRNMFRGDARAFATDDLARRVAARGCHLGFDCQTPEPQRQFFYLPLMHSESQMDQDRAVRMFLLHMPKTGSDNLLHARAHRAVIRKFGRFPYRNDALGRYTTAAEKSFLDDGGYMTALQELQEAA